The DNA sequence TACCGAATGATAAGCTAAATACAGAAAAAATGGATTTTCTTTATTTTCTTCCATATATTCGATGGCCTTATTGGTATAATCCCCTATTAAAGTTTCAAAAGCTACATTTTCTTTTACAACTTTTCCGTTATGGTACACATCGTCTAAATCTGGGTGACTCGTATTCCAGTTGGATTGCAAACCGTAATGCTGCTGAAATCCGTGGTCTGTAGGTTGGTGACCTTTATTGAATCCCAAGTGCCATTTTCCTATGGCCATTGTAGCATAATCTTCTTTTAAAAGCATATCGGCAATGGTAATTTCATCTGGGTCTAAACCATAATCTTTATGTTTCTCTATTTTTCCTTGAGCCACAGGAAATCCGTTTCTCATAGGATAACGACCTGTAAGCAATGCTGCTCGTGATGGGCTACAAACCGATGATGCTACCTGAAAATCGGTAAACCGCAATCCTTCATTAGCCAACTGATCAATATTGGGTGTTTTTACATCTTGTGCTCCATAACAACTTAAATCTCCATACCCTAAATCATCAGCAAACAAAATGATGATGTTTGGTTTTTCTTGTGCATGCATTTTTAATACAGCAGAAAAACAAATTAGTATACTTAATTTTATAAAAATCTTCATTTTCTATTTGTTTAAAATTATTCTTCCCAATTATCTGTTCTAAACGGATACGCTGGCAATTCACTACTATTTACCAAATTCACTGTTGGTTTTCCTGCAAAAGCATACCGTATGTATTTAGGATTTTTAACCTCCAAAGAACTTAACACTACTATTTCATCTTGAATTTTAGCGTTGGCTTTTACCCAATTTTGAGTATCATCAGCAATCCAAAATCCTGTTGGTACTTTTCCATCAATAGTTTTTAAGCCTTCTGCATGATTAAAATGAACAATCAATTCACCATCTTTTACCTCTACATTTTTTAACGTTGGCCCTACGGCTTCTCCTTTTAACTTCAATGTTTTTTTGGCTGCAAGCAAAGCAGTTCTTTGTCCAATGGGTAATTTGTCTGTAGGATGAATATTTTTAACATCACCTAAATCAATTGTATTTACTACTGAAACATTAGGAAGTTCCATAGCAGATAATTGAGACTCACGCATCCATGCCCAAGATTCTTCTGTAGGACTTTCAATATCTATGTTTTGTTTTTTTTGAGTTCCTTTTCCATAACCTGGTAGCATCACTACCATAAAATGCATATCATTATCATTCCAACGTTTACGATACGTTTCTATCCATTTTTTTAAAACTTCATCATAATCTTTCATTCCACTTACTCTGTGGAACCAATTTTCTCCATCAACATCTGGAAAACCTGCTATGTAACGTGTATTTCTTTCTCCTTGATACCAAACCAAACCTCTACATGCAAAAGGAATTAACGGATGCATCATAGCATTGTAAATAATGTTAGAATTACGTCTTAAAAAAATATTTTCCTGATTTGTCCAATTAGGTTTGTTGATGAGTTGTTGAATTCTAGCAACTCTTTCCTTATCAGCATCAAACTCTTTCATGATGGTATTAAAAATAGGCAGCTCTTTAGTCATAGCTCTAGGCATCCAAGCTTCTATAGATGAACTTCCCCAAGAGGCTTGAATAATCCCCACAGGAACATCTCCTAAATTATTTAAAAAATAAGCAAAAGAAAAAGCCACTGCACTTTTAGGTTGTGTTATTTTCCATTTACCTGGAGCATCTTTTTGTTCTTTAAGTGCTACTTTATTTTCTACATAAAAACTGCGAATATTGCTAGCTAAAGGAACCAATCCTCTAACTTCTGCAGAAGAATTATAGCTCATTACCATGTTAGATTGTCCGGCACAAATCCAAACTTCCCCCACTAGAACATCTTTAATAACTAGTTTTTCATTTCCTTCAACAATCATCTCTTTTCCCTTAAAAGACGTTTCTAAGGGATCTAAATAAAGTATCCAATCTCCATTAGCATCTGATTTTGTGCTTTTTGATTGTCCATTAAATGTAACTGTAATTTTTTCTTTAGGAGTACTGGTTCCCCAAACTGGCACCTTTTTTTCTCTTTGCAATACCATGTAATCTCCAAAAACACTGGCTACTTTTAAAGATTGAGCATTTGTTTTAAGACTGATGATACTGAAAATTACAACCGTTATTATTTTAGCTATTTTCATTATTTTTTATCAATAGGAATTAGGTTATTTGGTGTGTGATAGGGTTCATTTCCAACGGGTCTTGCATTTTCTCCACGTTTATTTATATCTCCAATGTCTTGTTTTGCCCAATCTAACAACTTAAGTAATGCTGCAACCACTTTAGGATTTTCATCAGCAACATCGGTAGTTTCAGCAATATCTGTTTCTAAATTGTAAAGTATGGGTTTGGTAAATAATTCTCTATCTTTTGGAGCACTATGAATTGGCCATTTTCTAGAAACTATAGATTTTGTATAAGATCCATGAGCTAAGTGTAACTTCCATTTCCCTTTTCTAACAGCACGTAAAATATGATGTTGGTAGTAAAAAAATGGTCTATCCAATTCCGTTGATGTTCCATGAATAATTTCTGAAACATCTACTCCATCAATCACTCTATCTTTTGGAACTGTTGCTCCAGCAATTTTTGCAATGGTTGGTAACAAATCTATAGTGGCTACTATATTTTCTGACGTTTTTCCGGCTGGTACTTTTCCTGGCGCACGTATAATAGCAGGAACTCTAAATCCGCCTTCCCAAGCCGATGTTTTTGCTCCTCTTAAAGGTTCTGCATGTCCTCCATGATCCTTCTTAATCCACCAAGGTCCATTATCACTAGTAAAGATTACGTAAGTGTTTTCATCTAATCCTGTTTGTTTTAGGTAATCTAAAATCCTCCCAACATTATAATCTATTTCTTCAATAACATCACCGTACAAACCACCTTCTGATTTTCCTCTGAACGCTTCAGAAACTGCTAATTTGGTATGTGGCATGGTATGCGCTAAATATAGAAAAAATGGTTGTTCCTTGTTTTTATCAATAAAATGAATAGCCTCGTTGGTATACCTTTTTGTTAATGTAGACATGTCTGCATTCTTTTCTACCAATTTTTTATTTCTAATTAAATGCACCCTCGCATCATTGCTTCCTGGCGTAAAAAAAGATTCATCAAAACCCTGATACATCGGTAATAAATCTGGATTAAATAATTCAGGATTATGTCCTGCCAAATCCCATTTCCCAATCATACCTGTTTTGTAACCTACAGGTTTTAACACCTCAGCAATGGTAACTTCACTTAATGCCAATTTAGGATGTGGGTTATCTCCATTGTCATTACGTGCATTTCTCATAGGATACGAACCTGTCATTAATGCAGCTCTTGAGGGTCCACATACGGTTTGTGCGTAAAAGTTTGTAAACTTCATTCCCTCAGATGCCATTTTATCTATATGAGGGGTTTTGATATTTGAAGACCCAAAACAACCCAAATCTTGATATCCTTGATCATCGGTAAAAATGATTATAAAGTTGGGCTTGCTGTTGTCTGTTTTTAGAGCAAGCGAACATGCACACACCAAAAAATAACATACTAAGGTTATAACTAACTTCTTAATTTTATTGATTAATAACATTATTTCCAACTTTTGTTACTTTATTAAAACTTCAAACAAATCAGCATGCTCACTTTACCTCGACACTCTGTTAGTTTTAAAATGTCACCTTTTTATTTATGTGACATATTATTAATTTCAAATCTAAACAAGTGGGCTTCGCCATTACTCTGTCTCATACAAATCCCCCATCCAGGAATACTATTCCCTATATTTCCATTTTCCAAATGAGGCCTATATAAACCAGGTGCCATTGGAATAGTAGTTAACTCTTCTGCAATAGGACTAAAATTTAAACCGTCTTTTGCCCAGTGAATGGATTTACTTAAAGATGCTAAAGAGGCTACTCCTCCATTTTGATTCCAAATCAACACTTCATGCCCTTTTTCTATTAAAGGATGATCGTATTTTTTAAAAGGTCCTTCTGGGTTCTCTGACATAGCTACACCCATTTGTGTATGTCTAGCACCTTTTGTACCGTGTTCTATACATCTGCCTTTATAATATAACCAGATTTTTCCATCTTTCACTAATAAACTTGCATCATCAACTCGGTAACTATCAAAATCTGAAGATACCTCACTGTGAGCTATCACAGGTTTATTGGAAACCCGTTTAAATGGTCCATCAGGACTATCTGCCACTGCTACACCAATGCCCGTAAAATCGGTAGTGCTATTACCTTCAAATTTCTTTTCTAAATTTCCAGGTGTAGGCTGTACTCCTGTATAATACAAATAATACTTACCATTATAAGCTAAAATATTTGGCGTAAAAACAGAATGATTATCAAAATCTCCTTCAGCACCCAAACCTAGTGCCATACCCTGCTCTTGCCATGTGTGTCCTTCATCTTCCGAAATAGCATACCAAATGGTTCCCCAATATCCAGACCTAATTGGCTTATCCATTCGTGTGTACCACACATAATATTTGTTTCCTACTTTAATAATATCGCTAGGATCCCTTCTGTTATAGATTGAATCTTTTCCTATTCCTGTAACTTCGGAATACGAGAAGCTTACCATCTCTCCCTTACTTTCGTTAGTTGAAACCTCTTGTACCGTTTTCGCTTTCTTGGAATGGTTATTGCCACAAGCTGTAAAAAGCGTTAAGACTATTAAAACAACCGACATGTAAGCGCACCCTTTTTTAAAATTGATTTTCATTTTTCTATTATATTTTAATATTGATTAATTCTCCCGATTTTATCGTTTTGCCCTTTATTTTTTGTGTTCCAACTCCAGTTAAAGTGAAATGTTCTAATTCCAACTCTCCCGAAAGCACCTTTAATTCAGCAACTTTATTTCCTACACTAATGGTACCATAGCTAAAGCCGTTACTCCAAAAATAAGTTCCAGGTTTTGAGGTAAAAGTCATCGATTTCTCAACCGCTGAATATTGGAACTCAGTAATTGCTAAAATACCCGCCCATGCCATCATACTTCTGGCATAATGATGACCAGCTTCAGCTTCATTAAACGGACTTCTTTTTTTGCCATCATAACGATCTCGAATATTTCGAATACACAACAAACCATCATCAGTTAAGCCTTCTTGCAACATTCCTACGGCTGCTGTATACTCAAAACCTGTCATCACCTCTGTAAAATATGGAAATGGTTTTTCGGGACGCTCTCCAGGATAGGCTGCCATTAATAATGCAGATTCATCACCTAAAGCATAGGATCGATGAAAATTGGCATGCGAAACCATATTCTCTACATAATTATATTTCATTATCGATTCTAATGTTTTCTTGATATTTTCCTTGTTAGCTAAATAGCCCAAACCTACAATATGTGAAAACACTTGTCCAACCAACTGATCAACCAACACTCCTTTACCCAACTGAAAATCAGGCGACGTAAAATCAATTGCATTTTTAACGTCTGCTGCACCAATGAGTGATTCAGCAACGTTATCTTCTGACATTGGTGGTTGAATGTGATGTTCGTAATATTCTCCGTTGAACAAATTTTCATCCATCCATTTTGAACCTTCTTCAAACAAATTAAGGCAAGTTTTTGCAAACTTTTTCTCTCCTAAATAATTCGCCATTTCCGCTGAAGCTTTTAAAGCTCCCAAATACCAAAATCCCATTTGAGGATTTGGACCAAAATACTCCACATCCATAGTGTTATGTTGTGAACCTTCCATAACACCATTCTTATCAGCATCCCACCCCCCTGGAATCCAACAAAATTCCAATGCTTTTTTAACCTTTGGCCAATGTGCTTTTAAAAAGGCATCGTCTCCAGACAATTGCCAATCTCGATAAAACTTCATAATACTTCCCATTTGCCCATCAGCAGCAGCTTTTCCCCATTTTTGACCTTCCTCTAAAGGCAAATACACTCTAAAGCTCATCAACCCTTCATCGTCAGTAGCATAACCAAATTCTACATCACGCATGGTTTTTGCTAATTCACCAAACATAAAGGCCGTAGACTGTTCATAATTCCAAACATGCGTACATGAACCAAAACAAGAACCATAGGTATCAAAAAGTCCCTCCCAACCTAATAAATGTCCGCTTTTAATTCTAAAAGCCAATTGTGTGCGTAAGTGTGCCAAATTGAACAGGGCTGATTCTTTAACTTCACTAGGGAAATCACTTTCAATTAATGCACTAACAAAAGTTTGGGTTTCAGTCTCCAATTCTTTTAACCGTGGTAAGGTTTTAGAAATCACATCCCAAGAATCAGAGTATTTTGTAGTATAATAATTTCCTACCGTAGTTTTAATTAACTTTTGAAACCCTGGTTTATCCCATGTTTGCCGATTAGGAAAATGCCAACTAATTAAAAATCGAAAGTTTTTTTCCTCTCCAGGTTTTAAAATATTTTTTACAGCTATAGAGCCAATTGGTGCATTAGCATTCTTATTTTCTCTCTTTTCTAGTATCCCATCATTACTAAAGTCATCCCAAAAGTCCAATCGTTTTTTATCCCATCGACTTTTCATTTCTTGCCATGACGTACGGTAGCTTGTCTCACCGTCATTTAATGATACAAAACTCATAGTACCCCATTGTTCACTTTGGGAATCAACCCCTTCTGTTGTATAATGAATCCCCTTCACACCTTGTGATTCACGAATGGTATTCATATTTTTTATGGTTTGTCCTCGTGTACCATCAAAACCTATAAAATTTTGAATACTTCCTGCTATAGAAATGGTAATTTCCTTATCACTTATATTTTTTACCTTATAATTTAAAATAGTTATAGGAATACTACTATCATCTACATTTCCCGGAATCAAGGGGTTATAAGCTTCTACAACAACTTCAACAGGTAAATCATCATCACTTAAAAATACTTGACCAAAAGGATAAGCCGTTTTAAAAGAAGCTTTACCAAAACGAGGCAAGCCGTGTTGATTTGAAGTAGCCCCCCACGGGCCTTCATACGTAGATTCATCTGGGGGGCCTTCTAATAATCTTGTTTCTTTTTGTCCTTCTCCATCCTCAACATAAATAGCAAAAAAAGGTCCTTTTTCCTTTACAGGCCCTCTATTTTCTATAGTTGGATTAAAGCCTTTGGCTGGACGATTCATAATTTCCCAATCTTCCAATGAGCCTCGTCCTGTAAGCGAAATAGTCCCCGTACCAATACCTCCAATTGGCATTTTTATTTTTTGAATATGAGCTTGATCGTACGTTTTTAATACTGGCCAGTCTGTGCTTTTCGATTGTGCAGATAACAGGCATGATATCATTAAGAAAACAGCACTTATCTTGTATATTTTCATTATTGTTAGTTTAATTCTTTTGTTATTATTTCAGCCATTAAAGCCGCACCTTCTTCTGCTGGGTGTACACCATCAGGCACTAAGTTTCCTTTACCTAAAAAAGACTCGTACAAATTAATTATTGGTAAATTATTTTCTCTTGCTAAAGATTTTATAATTGGTATCACCTCATGTTTTACCACATCGCCATCAATTGAAAACTGACTGTGTTCAAACACCGGTACAGGTAAGCATAAATAAATTTTGGGCTTTGGTGTGATGGTTTGAAAAGTGTCAATTAAACTCTGATAATTTTCTTTAAACCCAGTGGCATTCCAGTTTTTTGGTTTGGAGTCATTGGTTCCCAATTTTATAGTGATAATATCTGGTTGAACAGCAAAAACATTTGAAAATTCTTTACAATTCCAATAAGGTAAATTACTTTTTTTTAAGGCTGTAGCACCGCTTCTCCCCAAATTAACCACTACATAATCTGCTCCTAACAGATTGTCAATAACTTTAGGATATGCGGTTGCACTTTCCTTTTTATGTCTGGCTCCTGCGGTAATACTATCGCCTACACATGCCATTACGGTTGGTTTCGACGTACATGAACTTAAAAATAAAACGACTATAGCAAAACCAGATAGTGTATTTCTCATATTACTTCTTTTTATTTTTACGCTTTCTTTCAAGTATTCTTTTATGAATCCACCCTAATTCAGGATAAGGTCCAATTTCTGCTCTATAGCTAATTAATATTTCGTGTAACTCCTTTTGAATTTTTAGATGTTGTCCGTAAACATTTGTTGTTTGAGAAGGGTCATCTTTTAAATTATACAATTGTGCTGATGGTGCATCTTTTTTTATTTCACCATTTAGGACGTCACTATTTATTTGTCCCGTAAGTTTGGTGGATGCTGCTCCTCCTAAAGTATGGTCTCCAATATTTTTCCCTTGAAACCCTCCTGAATCTTGCGCTGGGATATAAACCCAATCTCCTTTTCTAACAGTAAGATGTTCTGGAACATTTGGAGAAATAATCAAAAGGTCACGTAAAGGGTTTGTAGCCTCTCCCAAAAATTCTGGTAATTGGTTAATTCC is a window from the Pseudalgibacter alginicilyticus genome containing:
- a CDS encoding GDSL-type esterase/lipase family protein; the protein is MRNTLSGFAIVVLFLSSCTSKPTVMACVGDSITAGARHKKESATAYPKVIDNLLGADYVVVNLGRSGATALKKSNLPYWNCKEFSNVFAVQPDIITIKLGTNDSKPKNWNATGFKENYQSLIDTFQTITPKPKIYLCLPVPVFEHSQFSIDGDVVKHEVIPIIKSLARENNLPIINLYESFLGKGNLVPDGVHPAEEGAALMAEIITKELN
- a CDS encoding sialate O-acetylesterase codes for the protein MKIAKIITVVIFSIISLKTNAQSLKVASVFGDYMVLQREKKVPVWGTSTPKEKITVTFNGQSKSTKSDANGDWILYLDPLETSFKGKEMIVEGNEKLVIKDVLVGEVWICAGQSNMVMSYNSSAEVRGLVPLASNIRSFYVENKVALKEQKDAPGKWKITQPKSAVAFSFAYFLNNLGDVPVGIIQASWGSSSIEAWMPRAMTKELPIFNTIMKEFDADKERVARIQQLINKPNWTNQENIFLRRNSNIIYNAMMHPLIPFACRGLVWYQGERNTRYIAGFPDVDGENWFHRVSGMKDYDEVLKKWIETYRKRWNDNDMHFMVVMLPGYGKGTQKKQNIDIESPTEESWAWMRESQLSAMELPNVSVVNTIDLGDVKNIHPTDKLPIGQRTALLAAKKTLKLKGEAVGPTLKNVEVKDGELIVHFNHAEGLKTIDGKVPTGFWIADDTQNWVKANAKIQDEIVVLSSLEVKNPKYIRYAFAGKPTVNLVNSSELPAYPFRTDNWEE
- a CDS encoding family 43 glycosylhydrolase; its protein translation is MKINFKKGCAYMSVVLIVLTLFTACGNNHSKKAKTVQEVSTNESKGEMVSFSYSEVTGIGKDSIYNRRDPSDIIKVGNKYYVWYTRMDKPIRSGYWGTIWYAISEDEGHTWQEQGMALGLGAEGDFDNHSVFTPNILAYNGKYYLYYTGVQPTPGNLEKKFEGNSTTDFTGIGVAVADSPDGPFKRVSNKPVIAHSEVSSDFDSYRVDDASLLVKDGKIWLYYKGRCIEHGTKGARHTQMGVAMSENPEGPFKKYDHPLIEKGHEVLIWNQNGGVASLASLSKSIHWAKDGLNFSPIAEELTTIPMAPGLYRPHLENGNIGNSIPGWGICMRQSNGEAHLFRFEINNMSHK
- a CDS encoding sulfatase family protein; the encoded protein is MLLINKIKKLVITLVCYFLVCACSLALKTDNSKPNFIIIFTDDQGYQDLGCFGSSNIKTPHIDKMASEGMKFTNFYAQTVCGPSRAALMTGSYPMRNARNDNGDNPHPKLALSEVTIAEVLKPVGYKTGMIGKWDLAGHNPELFNPDLLPMYQGFDESFFTPGSNDARVHLIRNKKLVEKNADMSTLTKRYTNEAIHFIDKNKEQPFFLYLAHTMPHTKLAVSEAFRGKSEGGLYGDVIEEIDYNVGRILDYLKQTGLDENTYVIFTSDNGPWWIKKDHGGHAEPLRGAKTSAWEGGFRVPAIIRAPGKVPAGKTSENIVATIDLLPTIAKIAGATVPKDRVIDGVDVSEIIHGTSTELDRPFFYYQHHILRAVRKGKWKLHLAHGSYTKSIVSRKWPIHSAPKDRELFTKPILYNLETDIAETTDVADENPKVVAALLKLLDWAKQDIGDINKRGENARPVGNEPYHTPNNLIPIDKK
- a CDS encoding GH116 family glycosyl-hydrolase — encoded protein: MKIYKISAVFLMISCLLSAQSKSTDWPVLKTYDQAHIQKIKMPIGGIGTGTISLTGRGSLEDWEIMNRPAKGFNPTIENRGPVKEKGPFFAIYVEDGEGQKETRLLEGPPDESTYEGPWGATSNQHGLPRFGKASFKTAYPFGQVFLSDDDLPVEVVVEAYNPLIPGNVDDSSIPITILNYKVKNISDKEITISIAGSIQNFIGFDGTRGQTIKNMNTIRESQGVKGIHYTTEGVDSQSEQWGTMSFVSLNDGETSYRTSWQEMKSRWDKKRLDFWDDFSNDGILEKRENKNANAPIGSIAVKNILKPGEEKNFRFLISWHFPNRQTWDKPGFQKLIKTTVGNYYTTKYSDSWDVISKTLPRLKELETETQTFVSALIESDFPSEVKESALFNLAHLRTQLAFRIKSGHLLGWEGLFDTYGSCFGSCTHVWNYEQSTAFMFGELAKTMRDVEFGYATDDEGLMSFRVYLPLEEGQKWGKAAADGQMGSIMKFYRDWQLSGDDAFLKAHWPKVKKALEFCWIPGGWDADKNGVMEGSQHNTMDVEYFGPNPQMGFWYLGALKASAEMANYLGEKKFAKTCLNLFEEGSKWMDENLFNGEYYEHHIQPPMSEDNVAESLIGAADVKNAIDFTSPDFQLGKGVLVDQLVGQVFSHIVGLGYLANKENIKKTLESIMKYNYVENMVSHANFHRSYALGDESALLMAAYPGERPEKPFPYFTEVMTGFEYTAAVGMLQEGLTDDGLLCIRNIRDRYDGKKRSPFNEAEAGHHYARSMMAWAGILAITEFQYSAVEKSMTFTSKPGTYFWSNGFSYGTISVGNKVAELKVLSGELELEHFTLTGVGTQKIKGKTIKSGELINIKI